The uncultured Hyphomonas sp. genome includes a window with the following:
- a CDS encoding sulfite exporter TauE/SafE family protein yields the protein MMELAVQYGPLLVALALAGAAAGLAAGLFGIGGGAIIVPVLYFLFDAMGYGETAMHVAVSTSLATIILTSARSVSAHNSHGAVDWSIIRGWAPWIMLGALAGMSLTGFLSKRALLGIFGSLAFVLSAQLFFGRPTWRLADEMPKGPLRSVLGMAVGALSALMGIGGGTFGVSLMTLYGRPIHQAVATAAGWGVAIGLPSAITAIVIGWGREGLPPFSLGHVNLAAFALISLFTVTMAPVGASLAHKLDAARLRRMFAILLAVVAARMLWKALGF from the coding sequence ATGATGGAACTGGCCGTTCAGTATGGTCCGTTGCTGGTGGCATTGGCGCTGGCGGGGGCGGCCGCCGGTCTGGCCGCAGGCCTGTTCGGCATTGGCGGCGGAGCGATCATCGTGCCGGTCCTGTACTTCCTGTTCGATGCCATGGGCTATGGCGAGACGGCGATGCATGTGGCCGTATCGACCTCTCTGGCGACGATCATCCTCACCTCGGCGCGCAGCGTCAGCGCCCATAACAGCCATGGCGCCGTCGACTGGTCGATCATCCGGGGCTGGGCGCCCTGGATCATGCTGGGCGCGCTGGCGGGAATGTCGCTGACCGGTTTCCTGTCGAAACGGGCACTGCTCGGCATTTTCGGTTCGCTGGCCTTTGTCCTGTCGGCGCAACTGTTCTTCGGCCGTCCGACATGGCGCCTGGCTGACGAGATGCCGAAGGGGCCGCTGAGGAGTGTGCTCGGCATGGCCGTTGGGGCGCTGTCGGCCCTGATGGGGATCGGCGGGGGCACGTTCGGCGTCAGCCTCATGACGCTGTATGGCCGACCGATCCATCAAGCCGTGGCGACCGCAGCCGGCTGGGGCGTGGCCATCGGCCTTCCTTCGGCGATCACCGCAATTGTCATTGGCTGGGGACGGGAAGGGCTGCCGCCATTCTCGCTCGGCCATGTGAACCTGGCGGCGTTTGCGCTGATCTCGCTGTTTACCGTCACCATGGCCCCGGTCGGGGCGTCTCTGGCGCACAAGCTGGATGCCGCGCGCCTGCGCCGGATGTTCGCCATCCTGCTGGCCGTCGTAGCCGCGCGCATGTTGTGGAAGGCGCTGGGCTTCTAA
- a CDS encoding pilus assembly protein TadG-related protein, whose protein sequence is MLNKLTSWKKNREGNVAIILAIAIVPILVLVGIAVDLQNTNTSRQFIQYTLDNAVIAGSREMQAGKSKAQINAYINDFVDGVVKAKNYAVSCKPVEVVYTESSQDINATIECQQETTLTELIGYHYLDFAVTSGSTYGIGKVDVSFVFDISGSMGWDGKMGALKDAAEDAVDVLLPTGDAADMGDVRIAMVSYSDYLDAGDYFQKVTNKSPTRTYSETYTTRERVCVYPTRWGCWRYQYQDVEHTMTKKITNTCVKERRGSETYTDEKPGPFAWIEAVDAEYDSYRNRWNVDSCNPIGPLPLTDNRHKLKTYINGLNANGGTAGHIGIAWGWYAISPKWHSVWPSASDPLDYDEPDSAKAMIIMTDGDFLNWHNNGEGSSFDQAKVLCDNIKEEGVRLYTVAFQAPNQGKQILEYCASGTEFAFKAESADELTDAYTKIAQSISDLRITY, encoded by the coding sequence ATGTTGAACAAGCTGACCTCTTGGAAAAAAAATCGCGAAGGCAATGTCGCGATCATTCTGGCGATCGCGATCGTGCCGATTCTTGTGCTGGTCGGCATCGCAGTCGACCTGCAGAATACCAATACGAGCCGCCAGTTCATCCAGTACACATTGGACAATGCCGTGATTGCCGGTTCGCGGGAAATGCAGGCCGGTAAGTCCAAAGCGCAAATCAACGCATATATCAACGACTTCGTCGACGGAGTGGTGAAGGCCAAGAATTACGCCGTTTCCTGCAAGCCGGTCGAAGTGGTCTACACGGAAAGCAGCCAGGACATCAACGCGACGATCGAGTGCCAGCAGGAAACCACGCTGACCGAACTGATCGGATATCACTATCTGGATTTTGCCGTCACGTCCGGCTCCACCTACGGGATCGGCAAGGTCGACGTGTCCTTCGTTTTCGACATCTCAGGCTCGATGGGCTGGGACGGCAAGATGGGCGCGCTGAAGGATGCAGCCGAAGATGCTGTCGATGTGCTCCTGCCGACAGGCGACGCCGCCGACATGGGCGACGTGCGGATCGCAATGGTGTCCTATTCGGACTATCTGGATGCTGGCGACTATTTCCAGAAGGTCACCAATAAAAGCCCGACGCGGACCTATTCCGAAACTTACACAACACGCGAACGTGTTTGTGTGTATCCGACCCGTTGGGGATGCTGGCGGTATCAATACCAGGACGTCGAGCACACGATGACCAAGAAAATCACCAATACGTGCGTGAAAGAACGTCGTGGATCCGAGACCTATACTGACGAAAAACCAGGCCCATTCGCATGGATTGAAGCTGTGGATGCCGAGTATGATTCGTACCGCAACCGCTGGAATGTGGATAGCTGCAACCCGATCGGACCTCTTCCGCTGACCGACAACCGTCACAAACTGAAAACCTACATCAATGGCCTGAATGCCAATGGCGGCACCGCCGGCCACATCGGTATCGCCTGGGGCTGGTATGCGATCTCTCCCAAATGGCACAGCGTCTGGCCGTCGGCTTCCGACCCGCTCGACTATGACGAGCCGGATTCGGCCAAAGCCATGATCATCATGACGGATGGTGACTTCCTCAACTGGCACAATAATGGCGAAGGCAGTTCCTTCGACCAGGCCAAGGTACTCTGCGACAACATCAAGGAAGAAGGTGTGCGGTTGTACACCGTGGCCTTCCAGGCACCGAACCAGGGTAAGCAGATCCTGGAATACTGCGCATCGGGTACAGAGTTCGCATTCAAGGCGGAAAGCGCCGACGAACTGACCGACGCCTATACCAAGATTGCCCAATCCATTTCGGACCTGCGCATTACCTATTGA